One window of the Thermodesulfovibrionia bacterium genome contains the following:
- a CDS encoding MlaE family lipid ABC transporter permease subunit, translating to MVIYYLDQAGMMVIFLFQSLYACIKPPYKIAPVVKQIYVIGALSVFVVIFTGLFSGMVLGLQGFNTLKKFGAEGLLGSAVALSLIRELGPVLTALMVTGRAGSAICAEIGIMRNSEQIDALECMAIDPYKFIISPKFIAGIISLPLLTAMFDIVGIFGGYLVGVKLLGTNQGAFFNTMLTDVKFDDIYMGLVKSLSFGLIIVWISSAMGYFVHMTRGGGFGAEGVSRVTTNAVVLSSVSVLVFDYFLTSMLI from the coding sequence ATGGTAATCTATTACCTTGATCAAGCAGGGATGATGGTCATATTTCTCTTTCAATCCCTTTATGCCTGCATCAAGCCGCCTTACAAAATAGCTCCTGTAGTAAAGCAGATATATGTTATCGGCGCTCTTTCCGTCTTTGTAGTTATTTTCACAGGACTTTTTTCCGGGATGGTGCTCGGTCTTCAGGGATTCAACACACTGAAAAAGTTCGGAGCTGAGGGGCTTTTGGGCTCAGCTGTTGCGCTCAGTCTGATAAGGGAACTGGGCCCTGTCTTAACCGCGCTTATGGTTACCGGACGGGCTGGCTCTGCTATCTGTGCTGAGATCGGCATAATGAGGAACTCCGAGCAGATAGACGCTCTTGAGTGTATGGCTATCGATCCGTATAAATTCATAATATCTCCCAAGTTCATTGCAGGGATAATCTCCTTGCCGCTTTTGACAGCCATGTTTGATATTGTAGGGATATTCGGAGGATACCTTGTAGGCGTCAAGCTCCTGGGCACGAATCAGGGGGCATTCTTTAATACGATGCTCACTGATGTGAAGTTTGACGATATTTATATGGGACTCGTGAAGTCTCTATCCTTCGGCCTCATTATTGTTTGGATCTCTTCTGCAATGGGTTACTTTGTTCATATGACAAGAGGAGGGGGCTTTGGAGCAGAGGGTGTAAGCAGGGTCACTACAAATGCTGTCGTCCTCTCGTCAGTCTCTGTTCTGGTCTTTGATTATTTCCTGACTTCCATGCTGATCTGA
- a CDS encoding ATP-binding cassette domain-containing protein produces the protein MIDNNYIIQLVDVEKSFGTQKILKGLNLSVVEGRTSVIVGGSGQGKSLTIKHILGLMKPTSGNVFVYGKDINKISKKELKDIRSEFGVLFQNSALFDSMTIFDNVALPLRERTKMSEAEIKDTVNEYLELMEVRGAHEKFPAQVSGGMKKRVGLARALVLKPKIMFFDEPTTGLDVAMSNEIYRIFFRTQAKLGYTAIIVSHDVPKIFKLADYVLLFHDGIVEENLTPEEFQLSDKPVIRQFVETTMGRLYSSEMEDIQ, from the coding sequence ATGATTGATAACAATTATATAATACAACTGGTAGATGTTGAGAAATCTTTTGGTACTCAAAAGATACTCAAGGGCCTTAACCTCTCTGTAGTTGAGGGCAGGACTTCTGTTATCGTGGGCGGAAGCGGCCAAGGTAAGAGCCTAACCATAAAGCACATCCTCGGCCTGATGAAGCCTACAAGCGGCAACGTTTTTGTATATGGCAAGGATATTAACAAGATAAGCAAAAAAGAGCTTAAGGATATAAGGTCTGAATTCGGCGTTCTCTTTCAGAACTCGGCACTTTTTGATTCAATGACGATATTTGATAACGTCGCCCTTCCTCTGAGAGAGCGAACAAAGATGTCAGAGGCTGAGATAAAAGATACTGTTAATGAATATCTGGAACTCATGGAGGTCAGGGGAGCGCATGAAAAGTTTCCTGCACAGGTCAGCGGGGGAATGAAGAAGAGGGTAGGGCTTGCGAGGGCGCTTGTTCTTAAACCCAAGATTATGTTCTTTGACGAGCCTACCACAGGCCTTGATGTGGCGATGAGCAATGAGATATACCGTATCTTTTTCCGCACACAGGCAAAGCTCGGGTATACAGCCATTATCGTCAGCCATGATGTGCCGAAGATATTCAAACTGGCTGACTATGTCCTTCTCTTCCACGATGGTATTGTTGAAGAGAACCTTACTCCTGAGGAATTTCAGCTTTCAGACAAGCCTGTTATAAGACAATTTGTCGAGACAACAATGGGAAGATTATATTCAAGTGAAATGGAGGATATTCAATGA
- the mlaD gene encoding outer membrane lipid asymmetry maintenance protein MlaD, producing MKKISIETIVGIFLVLGLVALAYMSVTLGGVSLFGTDQYKVSAQFGNISGLTKDATVEIAGVIVGKVASVSLNGDDYQAKVEMLINPNVKLQEDTIASIRTQGIIGDKYVKLSPGASEDLIKDGGEIVETESSLVLEELVSKYMFDKK from the coding sequence ATGAAGAAAATAAGCATAGAGACAATTGTAGGAATATTTCTGGTGTTGGGATTGGTCGCACTTGCTTACATGTCAGTGACGCTGGGCGGGGTAAGCCTTTTCGGCACAGACCAGTATAAGGTCAGTGCCCAGTTTGGAAACATCTCCGGCCTTACCAAGGACGCCACTGTAGAGATTGCCGGCGTCATTGTGGGGAAGGTAGCAAGTGTCAGTCTTAATGGTGATGACTATCAGGCAAAAGTGGAGATGCTTATAAACCCTAATGTGAAACTTCAGGAAGACACGATCGCGTCTATCAGAACGCAGGGGATAATAGGCGACAAGTATGTAAAACTTTCACCGGGCGCTTCTGAAGATCTTATAAAGGACGGCGGAGAGATAGTTGAGACGGAATCATCGCTTGTGCTTGAAGAGCTTGTAAGTAAATACATGTTTGATAAAAAGTAA
- a CDS encoding ABC transporter substrate-binding protein — translation MKLVRLILISTVFVFSLQMFSYSFAGDSPKASLQTTIDAILALLRDKSLSTSDKKEVRREKIRALLNERFDFAEMGKRSLANHWKERTPAEQNEFVSIFSDLLEASYIGKIEGYTNEKVTYDSEKIKSEGKYGEVETSIVTEKVDIPIYYKLINKDGKWLVYDVTIEGVSFVSTYKGQYNEIIVKNSYAKLIEQMKDKLKEVKSSL, via the coding sequence ATGAAACTGGTCAGGTTGATTTTAATAAGTACTGTTTTTGTTTTTTCGCTTCAGATGTTTTCTTATTCGTTCGCAGGTGATTCTCCCAAGGCATCTTTGCAGACGACAATAGACGCTATTCTAGCTCTCTTGAGGGATAAATCACTTTCAACTTCTGACAAGAAGGAAGTCAGGCGTGAAAAGATAAGGGCTTTGCTGAATGAGCGCTTTGATTTTGCCGAGATGGGCAAACGCTCTCTTGCCAATCACTGGAAGGAACGCACGCCTGCTGAGCAGAATGAGTTTGTTTCTATATTTTCAGATCTCTTGGAGGCATCTTATATCGGCAAGATAGAGGGATATACAAATGAGAAGGTGACCTATGACAGTGAGAAGATAAAAAGCGAAGGCAAATATGGAGAGGTTGAGACATCCATAGTCACAGAAAAAGTTGATATCCCTATTTATTATAAGCTGATAAATAAAGACGGCAAATGGCTGGTTTATGATGTCACCATAGAAGGCGTCAGTTTTGTCAGCACATACAAGGGTCAGTATAACGAGATCATTGTGAAGAATTCTTATGCAAAACTTATTGAGCAGATGAAGGATAAACTGAAAGAGGTAAAATCCTCTCTCTAA
- a CDS encoding cyclic nucleotide-binding domain-containing protein, with the protein MSDELKKIIHDLKDKLQIFQLLTEKELDTVIPFFERVRYPAGATLFKEGDPGDYFGIVLSGRLEVKKETEFKDKSIVLALLGKGSFTGELSMLDGQVRSAAVVALEDSELFILKRDTLDKFMEEYPHIGIKILKGIVRTMSIRLRRSVERMATIF; encoded by the coding sequence ATGAGCGATGAACTGAAGAAAATTATTCATGACTTAAAAGACAAGCTTCAGATATTCCAGTTATTGACTGAAAAGGAACTGGATACCGTAATTCCGTTTTTTGAGCGGGTAAGGTATCCTGCCGGCGCCACACTTTTTAAAGAGGGAGACCCGGGAGATTATTTTGGTATAGTTCTCTCAGGCAGGCTTGAGGTAAAGAAAGAGACAGAGTTTAAGGATAAGTCCATAGTGCTTGCATTGCTTGGGAAGGGCTCTTTTACTGGTGAGCTTTCAATGCTCGACGGCCAGGTCCGTTCTGCCGCTGTTGTGGCGCTTGAAGATTCAGAACTCTTTATTCTTAAGCGCGATACTCTTGATAAATTCATGGAAGAATACCCGCATATCGGGATTAAGATACTTAAAGGAATAGTCAGAACCATGTCCATACGCCTTAGAAGGTCTGTTGAAAGAATGGCAACGATCTTTTAA